The Flavobacteriales bacterium genome segment AGAACTGCTGCTTGCATAAAATGGCGCAGCCACAGTAGAGGTTTTTATCTCAGGTGTGCCTTTTTCCAGTTGAACGATCTGTCCACTTGCTCTATCAATTACGTAAGGCTGATTATTGAAGTAATTGCCATCCTGCCCAAATGCTTCTGCGTTGAAACCGTTGGGTCCTGTTGCTGGAGCAGACGAAGCGGCCGGAGTAGAAGGAACTCCCGCAAAACCTGATGCAGGCGTAGCACTGGCAGCCGGAGCAGCGCCCGGTTTGGTTATTACCTCACTTTGCCCGTTGGCGTACTTTACCTTGAAAACCTTGCTGCGCTCTACCACAAACACAGGTCCATCTAAGTTGTCCATGCGTCTGTATTTGAGTTCGGATGAGGAGATTTCGGTGAGTTTGGCCTCAATCTCATCTCCTGTAAAGAGGTAAATAACGTCTTGCGCAATGGATTGAGAGAGAAACAGGCCTGTGCAAAACAGAATGGCAATAAGTTGTTTCATTTTGTATGGTGATTTGAAGGTTTAGTCTTTCTGAAATGTATATCCCTGCAGTACAATAACAGATGTACTGGTGCTTACGGTAACAAGCTCTGTTGATGGATAAATTCCAGAGTTGGAGCTAATTCCCTGATTGCAAATAAGTTGTGCCGAACTTTGATTGTTGTACATCACACTGACAATACCTGTCTTCTCATCAACCGACCAATTGAATGGTAATAGATTGAAGCAAGGGTATCCAACAACGCATTCATCGTTCACGCTTAAAGTGCCCGAACCGTCACTTCTAAACAACAGAAACCCGAATTCATAACAATGGTTTGTCAGATTCCAGTAATCGCTGCGTACTAAATAATCTGAGATTGATTCCTTTTTAATACAACCTGATTGAATGATGACCAAAGCAAGCAGAAATGATTTAATGATGTTTTTCATGACGAATTTCTTTGATGGCGCAAGGTTTTAAGTTCTATTCATCGAAACAATGGCCCTTTCGGGTCATATTTCGGGTGGACTTGAATTCAAGACTTTTTGGTAGCTAGTCCGCTGAAGGTGAGAATATGACCCTATAGGGCTATTGCAAGTATTGGAACGGAGCCTGTTCTTTGCTTCAAAATGAACATGATGAGAAACATTACACATTTGGCCGCACTGGCAGTGTTGCTGGTAGCGCCCGTTTTCAGTGGTTGCGAGAAGGAAGACCTTCCGGATAATAACAACCCTGTGGATTCGAACTTTGCGGTGTATACCAACGATAGCGGTGTGCCCAACGAAGAGGCCAACGCGCTGCAAGCGGTTTACACCAATGAACTGACCGGTGATGTGGTTGACTTTTACGGAAATTTCGATGCGGAGGGTAGTCCGCTGCAGGTGCAGACCATTAGGGTAAAGCAGGCCGATTCGGATACTGTCATCAACTTCATCATCAACCCCATTACCAACAATTTCGATAAGGCCATTCTGGAAGTGAACGGGTCGAGGTTGAATACGATGGTCTCTTTCTTTTTTCCGCAAGGAGACACCAGCATGGTGATGAGCTATTACGATGTGAATTGGAGCACTGGTGAATCTGAACTGATCTACTCCAGTGAGTTACTCACCTCAAACGGAACCGTTGTGGAACGCCCTATATTCTATCAGGAAAGGTTGGCATCGCCACAGGATGGTGGGACATTTGTAACGCTACTGGCTGGTGTAGGAACGGGTGTTGTTGTAGCTGAAATAGTTTCCGGTGTCGGAGGGGGTTTTACTTTGGCAGGAACTGCTGCGGGTAGCGCAGCGCTGGGAGTGGCTGCGGCTGGAGCTGCGGTTATTGCAGGTGTACTCATCGTTGGCGGGGTATTGGTTGCAATTACCAGTAATGCCAACGCCTCAGAACCGCTTCCGGCAGGAACCCCAGGCCCACCTGGAACGCCTCAGAGTAATCCTACGCCAGACCCCGAGCCGCAGATACCCACGCCTGTAAATCCGTGTTTGACCAATGGGGTTAATGTAACCGTAGGTGTAGACCCAGGTAATTTATTGGTGGCTATTGCCACGGGCGGAACAGGAGGTCCGTACACGTTCTCGTGGTCAACAGGTGCAACTGCAACAGCAGGAACTTACACCACGCTTACACCGGGGCAGCCCGGTACCTACAGTGTAAGTGTGGTTGATGCCAACGGCTGTGCTGCCGCTGGTTCTGCAACCATTGGAGAAGGTGTTGGAGAATGCCAATTGTGTGCCGCTAATAGTGGACAATACAGTTGGAGCAACGGCTCTAGCAGCTCTTGCATTACTGTAAATGAACCAGGAACATATACGGTTACAGTAAGCGATACCCTGCTGCCAGATACCATCAATGAGCAATTTGAGGTGCTCGGTGTGATCGGGGATCTGGTGTGTCCGTAGTATGCAACCTTACGTAGCAATATTGACTGTTGCGCAGGTGGAAATGACAACAAATGAAAACGGGGCCAATTGGCCCCGTTTCCGTTTACGCTGCTGGGTTGATCACCCGATCACCTCCACACTGTAGAGGCCCTCAGCATCGGGGCTCATGTTGGTAACATTCAGGTTGGCATTGTAATACCGGATTCGCTAATGTTGGCCAAGCAGAGAAGCACTCATTCAAATGTTCTGATAACGACTTTACTGAAGTAGTTCTTAGTGGTTGGTCTAACAGTAAAAAATAGTATGTATACGTTATAACCAAATCCGGTTGACGCAAGTTACTTGCCTGCTTAACAATACCAATTCGGTACGTAAAAAACCATTGAGATCGATGCAAAAGCATTCGTTGAAACGACTCTTGGAGTTTCGGGTCGGTGAATGAATTCGCATTCTACAACTTGCATTTCACCATGAAGGAACTATCCGCCACAAACACGATCAATGCACTTCAAGATAAGTTGAGTGAGTGTAATGCCAAAAAGCAGAATGATTCTGTAAAGCTGCAGTTGCTTCTGGAATTGGTTGAATTGCTGAAGGATGAAAATTTCATAAAGGCTTGTGAATATGCTTATGAAGCCATTGAACTAGCGGAAAAACTTTCTGATGCTAAAGCCAATGCCAGAGCAAGAGAAGGTCTTGCCAATAGTCTCTGGAAGATGTCTGAATATCAGGAAGGTATCATCCAATTTCAAGCTGCTTTAGATCTGAAACTCGGTTTGTCAGACCATTATGGTGTGGCACAATGCTATTGTGGAATGGGCATCGTATCGGGTATTCTTGAACAGTACGATAAGGCACTCGACTATTTTGAGCGGGCCCTTTCTTCGGCTCAAGTCGCCAAACGGTTCCAGCTTTCAGCAGTCATTACGGGTAATATCGGTAACGTGTATTTTAAGCTTTCACGTTTCGAAGATTCCATGCAATGTTTTCAGCATGCACACGATTACTTTGTAGAGATCGGACACATTCGGGGAATTGCAGATATGCTTGATGGTATGGCGGGTATTTACGTTCATCGAGGCCAGTACGAAGAAGGGATTGAAATTCTGCGCAAATCCTTGGCATTACGCCAGCAGGATAGGCATAAACGAGGTATTGCAGTTGCCATGCTTAACATAGGAATAGCAAAAAAGGAAGCAGGAGAGTTGAAACAAGCAAAATTCGAACTCGAAACAGCGCTAAACTATATGCGATCCATTAATCTCAAAATATTTGAGCAGGAGCTTTTTCAGCAGCTTATGGATGTATGCCTAGAACTTGGAGAAACGGAGAGTTTTCGAACATATCTGCAGGATTATGAGCGTGCTCAGTATGAAGAACTTAAGCAGAAAGGGCAGCAGCGCAATAGTATATCCAAACTAGGTCAAACACCTGCTTTCTGACGAAAGGTAGCAGATTCGAATTTGGCAGCCGCTGCTGAGGTCAATGCTTTATGCCACCGAGCAACTCCTTTGCCTCGACCCGAAGCTTGATGTTGCCTCCGAGTAACTGCTTTGCCTCAACACGAAGCTTGATGTTGCCACCGAGCAACTGCTTTGCCTCGACCCGAAGCTTGATGTTGCCACCAAGCAACTGCTTTGCCTTAACCCGAAGCTTGATGTTGCCTCCGAGCAACTGCTTTGCCTTAACCCGAAGCTTGTTGTTGCCACCTAGCAAGTCCTTTGTGTCATTCCTTTTATTGGGAATGGCAAGGAACAACTGTTTTGCCCCAATCCTTTTATCAGGAATGCCACGCAGCTGGTATTCTATCTTTATTCCCTCGTTGAATGCTGGGGATCCATTAGGTCCATCGAATACCGATCAAACATATATCATCGGTCTGTTCCTCATTTCCTTTCCAATTGTTCCATGCCTGTTTAAAGGAATCTGCTTGTTGCTCCATAGGTAAACGCTCAATTTCCTCAAGGATCTTGCGTAACTGTTTCCGCATCAGTTTTCTGCTATTCGCCCCTCCGAACTGATCATAGACCCCATCTGTAAACAGGTAAAGCATATCTCCTTTCTGCAGCAGGTGCCTGTGGCCTATGAACCGAATAGGCGATTCCATACGGCCAATGGATGTGCGGTTTCCTTTGAGTTCAATAAGCTGGTTGTCCCTGTATATCCAGCAGGAATGGTAAGCGCCAGAAAAGCAAAGTTCACCTTTGGTCATATCAAAACGGCACAGTCCAATATCCAGACCATCTGTAAGATTCGTTCCGCTTTGGCTGAAATGTGCGCTTACCTCTGCATTGAGTTTATTCAATAATGTAGATGTATCTGCCATTGGGTTGTTCTCCAAAACGTGGAGCAGACCATCAATCCCGATTACGCTAAGCATGGCGGCAGGCACTCCATGTCCGGTGCAGTCTGCAACTGCAAAGTATATCAGGTCGTCCACTTTCTTTCCCCAGTAGAAATCGCCCGAAACCACATTCTTGGGTTCATATATCACAAAAGATTCTGGAAAATCCTCCCTGATGCTTGCTTCAGATGGTAGCATGGCGTGCTGTAGGGTTTGCGCATAACGCAGGCTGTCATTCAACTCATTGTGTGCCTCCTCAATGCGCTGCTTTTGTTCTGATATGAGTTTGTTGCTGCGTTTTTTACGTTGTAGGTCGCGCATGCCCAATACACCTGACAGCAAGAGCATGATAAAACCTATGCCGGCTGCGTAAAGTTTCCACTCCAGACTGTTGAGTTCGGCTTTGCTGAGATTCTTCTGCATTGCCAAACGCTCTTCCGACATTGCTTTCTGTGCCTCTAATCGGTACCTGAAATCAGCCGCCAATGCCTTCTTCAGGTTTTCTTCACTCAATACGCTATCTCTCATCAGCATATATTCTTTGAACATGACCAAGGCTGGTAGATGGTTGCCTTGTTGTTCCATTATCTGGGCATTGAGCAATGCACAGTCGCGTATCTTGCTAACATTGCCAAGCAACTTGGCGTTGTCATACGCTTTCATTGCAACCTCAGCTGCTTCGGCTTTCTTGTTCTGCTTCAATAGTATGCGGGCAATGCCCAAATTGTAAGAAACAGAGACTTCTTCGTCTCCCACTTCTGTCTGCAATTCCAAGGCTTTCATGTAATTGTTAAGAGCCCCGGTTTCATTCCCTTGCTTCTCCAATACCGATGCTTGGTTGATGAGACTAAGCGCCATGCCGCGCTTGTCGGTAAGTTCGTTCTGTATGGCATAGCTTTTATGGTATAATTGTAAAGCACGGTTCAGTTGCCCCATGACTTCATAAATATTTCCTTGATTATCGAGCGATCCTGCAATTCCTTTTCTATCGCCCGTCTGCTCGCGTATGTGCATACTGGCAGAAAAGTACGCTAAGGCCTTTTCGTATTCCTCCAATTCCCGGTACACTATTCCCAGATTGTTCAGCGTAACAGATTCGTTCTGTCTGCTACGACTGGCCCTATGAATGGCCAAACTACGTGTGTGAGCATCTATGGCGCCTTGGTAATCTGCCTGTTTTGAATAGATGCGCCCCATGGTGTTCAGGCAAGTGGCCACACCGGAAGAGTCTCCAAGTTCGGTACGTAGCGCAAGACTTTTCTTCAAAGTGTCCAATGCGGCTGAGTAAACACCCATGTCCTGCAACACGTAGGCAATATTGTTAAGTCCATACGCTTCCGACTGCATATCGTTGGCCAGCCTATCGATCTTTACGGCTTCGATGAACATGTTCATGGCAGAGTCGCGCTGCCCCACGTAACGCATTACAATGCCAATGTTGTTGTAGGTTCTACTAAGGGCGCTTGTATTTCCAGAACTTAACTGCAGCGCCAGCGATCTTCGGTAATAATAGATAGCGGAATCGTGTTTGCCCGTGAATTGGTCGTGCAGGACACCTATGTTGTTCAGTGTCATTATCACACCCGTGGTATCCTGTAGCTCTCTCTGTTTGGCCATGGCTTGGCGATACCGTACAAGCGCACCATTGTAATCTCCTTGGTCTGCAAATACGTTTCCCAAATTGGTAAGCGTTGCTGCCTGTGCTTTCTGGTTTCCGATCTTCCTATCAAGCGCCAAGGCCATCTGCAGATGCAGGGCGGCACTGTCCAACTTCCCCAATTGCCAATATGCCACACCCATGGTGCCTTTGATCCGTGCGTTCAGGGCATCATCATTCCGCGCCTCGCGCTCCACAAAATGCGTAAGCTCTCTTGAAATAATGAGGGCACTGTCTGGTCTTCGGTACATGTAATGGTCCCATATCAGGTCATCAAGTGCAGTGGCCCTCTGCGTGTAGGTCTGCTCAGAAGCATTCCACACACCGAGCAATGCATCAGAAATCTGAGACTGACCATAACAATAAGTGCCAACAGAAAACAGCAATGCGCTGGTAAGTATCGAGGGTAAAATGAAGTTCCAATTAAGAACCGATAGGGGGCTTTTTACGCCTTGATGCATGGCCTGGATGTATTTGTTGCGTTGCGTACGACAAGCCCATGTGTAAGTGATGACTCTAATTGGTTAATTATGAATCACATTATAACTAAAACGAGCTACAACAGCAATGCTGATTACGCGGATACTGTTATGGCAGGCAACTCCTTGGCGCCACCTGTCAGGAGGCGGGGCAAAGCAACTCCTTGGTGGCCAAAAGAGCCCACCGAGTTTTTGAAAACCCCGAAGGTCTGCTGAAGGAAAACCCTCGGAGGTCTTACAAAACGACTCCTTTTTACACTCCCTTTACAGAGAATGGCACGCGACCACTGTTTTACCCCTATTCGTTTGCCGCTATCGGTGTTTGATAGCTGATCCATCTAAGTGAATATGCTCTGTACTCCAGTTGTTGCCCCAATAAATGGTTATCAAGTCGCTTGATTTTTACTTGACAAGGTTATTTACTGTATGAACCGAAGGTGCATATTCGTTTAATAACTAAAACCAATAACCATGAGATTGATATTACTAAACCCTTTAAAGGCAGTTCTATTACTTGGCCTCGTTGCAATGGCAACCATTACTAATGCGCAGCAGGCACCAGGCGGTGGTCCCATTTATTGGGAGCCAGGCACATCTGGGTTCTATATTTCTGATAACGTGAACGACCGGGCCAGAACCAACTTTGCCATTCCATCTGGCAGCTTTACAGTAGAATTGACCTATAGGCTCTGTGATTCTGAATTGACAAACCCCGAGTGCATAATAGACGCTCTGGGTAGTACTGTAGGAGTAGGGTTTGAAGTTACCGCCACCAGCTCAGGGTTTCAAGTAAGAACCAAAGCCTCGGGGGGTGGTGTACAGACCACTAACGTGAGCTACGCATTTCAGAATACAGATTGGCGTTATTTTACCTACGCTTACAATGCAGCAGATTCCATGAACCAGATCTGGGTAGATGGTTTCCCTACAGATCCTTTTCAGGCTCCCATAACCCCCTATACGTCCATTACTTTCGGTGGATTTGACAGTAACGCCAATGCATCGTTCAATGGATTTTTAGAGGATATCATTATTTCAGATACGGTACTGTATGCAAATGAGCCTTTGCTTGCCAGTATCTATCCGGCCATGACCGAACATGCCGTGGCCAAATGGTCGTTTGAAGACGGACAGAATGCTATGGTTTTCGTAGATAGTGTGGCTGGGCATTTATTGCTCGGACAAGGAGGTGCACACGCCATTGCCATTCCAGAGGGAATTGCGCAGGACACCATTGTGGTTGTTGCGGGTAGTTCGGTAATGATAGAGGCCAACGGTGGCGCAATTTGCACTTGGACCCCTTCTACGGGTCTCAGTTCCGAAACAGGTATCAGTGTCATGGCATCTCCCGAAGTTGATACATGGTACACAGTGGAGATTTCTGATTCAAGCGAATGTGCACCGGTATTCTTCGATGAGGTTTTTATTCGAGTTGTAGCACCCGAACCCGGTGTGGTTCCTGAAAATGTAACGGGAGTGTATTATAGTGACGGTGATGGCGACAAGGCAGTTTATGTAGGAACTGTTATTCCGAATGAAAGTGACTTTACACTGGAAATGATATTCAATGCATGCGGTCAGGATCCTGGCAAACTATTCGATCAGCTAGGTTCAACGGCAGGTTATGGCATGCATCTGTACTTTCCTACCCCACTGGAACTTGAAGTGAGAATGAGTGCTCTTG includes the following:
- a CDS encoding tetratricopeptide repeat protein; this encodes MKELSATNTINALQDKLSECNAKKQNDSVKLQLLLELVELLKDENFIKACEYAYEAIELAEKLSDAKANARAREGLANSLWKMSEYQEGIIQFQAALDLKLGLSDHYGVAQCYCGMGIVSGILEQYDKALDYFERALSSAQVAKRFQLSAVITGNIGNVYFKLSRFEDSMQCFQHAHDYFVEIGHIRGIADMLDGMAGIYVHRGQYEEGIEILRKSLALRQQDRHKRGIAVAMLNIGIAKKEAGELKQAKFELETALNYMRSINLKIFEQELFQQLMDVCLELGETESFRTYLQDYERAQYEELKQKGQQRNSISKLGQTPAF
- a CDS encoding tetratricopeptide repeat protein, which encodes MHQGVKSPLSVLNWNFILPSILTSALLFSVGTYCYGQSQISDALLGVWNASEQTYTQRATALDDLIWDHYMYRRPDSALIISRELTHFVEREARNDDALNARIKGTMGVAYWQLGKLDSAALHLQMALALDRKIGNQKAQAATLTNLGNVFADQGDYNGALVRYRQAMAKQRELQDTTGVIMTLNNIGVLHDQFTGKHDSAIYYYRRSLALQLSSGNTSALSRTYNNIGIVMRYVGQRDSAMNMFIEAVKIDRLANDMQSEAYGLNNIAYVLQDMGVYSAALDTLKKSLALRTELGDSSGVATCLNTMGRIYSKQADYQGAIDAHTRSLAIHRASRSRQNESVTLNNLGIVYRELEEYEKALAYFSASMHIREQTGDRKGIAGSLDNQGNIYEVMGQLNRALQLYHKSYAIQNELTDKRGMALSLINQASVLEKQGNETGALNNYMKALELQTEVGDEEVSVSYNLGIARILLKQNKKAEAAEVAMKAYDNAKLLGNVSKIRDCALLNAQIMEQQGNHLPALVMFKEYMLMRDSVLSEENLKKALAADFRYRLEAQKAMSEERLAMQKNLSKAELNSLEWKLYAAGIGFIMLLLSGVLGMRDLQRKKRSNKLISEQKQRIEEAHNELNDSLRYAQTLQHAMLPSEASIREDFPESFVIYEPKNVVSGDFYWGKKVDDLIYFAVADCTGHGVPAAMLSVIGIDGLLHVLENNPMADTSTLLNKLNAEVSAHFSQSGTNLTDGLDIGLCRFDMTKGELCFSGAYHSCWIYRDNQLIELKGNRTSIGRMESPIRFIGHRHLLQKGDMLYLFTDGVYDQFGGANSRKLMRKQLRKILEEIERLPMEQQADSFKQAWNNWKGNEEQTDDICLIGIRWT
- a CDS encoding T9SS type A sorting domain-containing protein — protein: MRLILLNPLKAVLLLGLVAMATITNAQQAPGGGPIYWEPGTSGFYISDNVNDRARTNFAIPSGSFTVELTYRLCDSELTNPECIIDALGSTVGVGFEVTATSSGFQVRTKASGGGVQTTNVSYAFQNTDWRYFTYAYNAADSMNQIWVDGFPTDPFQAPITPYTSITFGGFDSNANASFNGFLEDIIISDTVLYANEPLLASIYPAMTEHAVAKWSFEDGQNAMVFVDSVAGHLLLGQGGAHAIAIPEGIAQDTIVVVAGSSVMIEANGGAICTWTPSTGLSSETGISVMASPEVDTWYTVEISDSSECAPVFFDEVFIRVVAPEPGVVPENVTGVYYSDGDGDKAVYVGTVIPNESDFTLEMIFNACGQDPGKLFDQLGSTAGYGMHLYFPTPLELEVRMSALGGTAHVENITLTEDVTGAWHHLALTHQTTDSINTVYFDGVELASFVSGFTSLSTFTALGNNDQNDLSSYHGRMDDVRISDIVRYTGYFNVDTLTIVNDANTVALWNFEDGQNATTMADVTGNGFDLIGEGGAHVNAVLGSSEYAEFFGTPVQIEAYGGSICSWTPTDGLDDATVFNPMASPTESGYYYVTVTDTNACYTYQDSVYIEVDLTTVGIDGNSISEVVVYPNPANGNQGFKIYGLDNSFNYNAQLLDIAGHLIQTQALKEGHWFSTTGVATGVYLLSLQRKDRGAWVTVDSIRIVIQDK